The DNA segment CGCTGCACGCGCTCGGGTCCCCCAGGCGGGCCGGGATCGCGCCACGCTCGGCGGTCCGGCCGGAAGCGGGTTTCCGCCCAACCCACCCGATGGTCCTGCCCCATTGCTCCCGCGAACTGAGGACGTTCCTCTCCAGGTGCGCGCTTCCCGCGGAATGAATCCTAACGACGAGCGACTCAAAACAAGGAGGGCCTCCCGGGGCCCTCCGGGGTCGCGTCGTATTGCGTCGGAAAGGAGGCTGGCGTGTGAACTATCCCTTCTGGGAGGTCTCCACCCTGGGCGGGGGTCTCCTCATCGCCATCGTCGCCATCTTCCACACCTACGTCGCCCAGTTCGCGGTGGGCGGCGGCTTCTTCCTGGTCCTCGCCGAACGCAAGGCCCGCCGGGAGAACGATCCCGTCCTCCTGGACTACGTCCGCCGGCACACGCGCTTCTTCGTCCTCGTCACCCTGGTGCTGGGCGCGGTGACCGGGGTCGGCATCTGGTTCACCATCGCCCTGGTCAACCCTCAGGCCACCTCCATCCTGATCCGTTCCTTCGTGTGGGGCTGGGCCATCGAGTGGGTCTTCTTCATCCTCGAGATCACCGCGGCCCTCACCTACGCGGCCACGTGGGACCGGGTCAAGCCCGAGACCCACCAGCTGGTGGGCTGGCTCTACGGGGCCGGCGCCTGGTTGAGCCTCGCCGTCATCACCGGCATCACCAGCTTCATGCTCACCACGGGCCGCTGGGTGGAGACCCAGAACTTCTGGCACGGCGTCCTCAACCCCAGCTACCTGCCGTCGGTGCTGATGCGCACCGGGGTCTCCTTCGCCCTGGCGGGCCTCTACGGGCTGATCACCGCCTACACGGTCCAGCCACGGGAGAGCCGCGACCGGCTGGTACGCTACTGCGCCGCCTGGCTCTTCCCGGCCGCGGGGCTCTTGGTGGTGGGCGGCGCCTGGTACCTCACCACCATCCCCGAGGCGAGCCGGGCCATGCTGACGGGCGGGGCCATCGCCATGACCCTCGCCTTCGCGGCCAGCCTCATCGCGTCCGTGGTCCTCTTCGGGGTGGGCTACTTCGGCCTCTACCGGAGCCCCCGGAGCTACTCGGTGACCCTGGCGGCCCTGCTGCTGATCGTGGGCCTGACGGCCACGGGCGCGAGCGAGTTCGCCCGGGAGGGGGCCCGCAAGCCCTACGTGCTCTACGGGTACCTCTACTCCAACAACGTCTACGCGGGCCAGGAAGAGGCCATCCGCCAGGACGGCTTCCTCACCACGGCCCGGTGGGCGCGGCTCAGCACCGAAGACGTGACCCCGGGCAACCTGCTGGAGGCGGGCCACGAAGTGTACCGGTTCCAGTGCGCGAGCTGCCACACCCTGGGCGGCTACAACGACGTGACCCCTCTGGTGAAGGGTTGGACGGCCAGCTTCGCGG comes from the Limnochorda pilosa genome and includes:
- a CDS encoding cytochrome ubiquinol oxidase subunit I, producing the protein MNYPFWEVSTLGGGLLIAIVAIFHTYVAQFAVGGGFFLVLAERKARRENDPVLLDYVRRHTRFFVLVTLVLGAVTGVGIWFTIALVNPQATSILIRSFVWGWAIEWVFFILEITAALTYAATWDRVKPETHQLVGWLYGAGAWLSLAVITGITSFMLTTGRWVETQNFWHGVLNPSYLPSVLMRTGVSFALAGLYGLITAYTVQPRESRDRLVRYCAAWLFPAAGLLVVGGAWYLTTIPEASRAMLTGGAIAMTLAFAASLIASVVLFGVGYFGLYRSPRSYSVTLAALLLIVGLTATGASEFAREGARKPYVLYGYLYSNNVYAGQEEAIRQDGFLTTARWARLSTEDVTPGNLLEAGHEVYRFQCASCHTLGGYNDVTPLVKGWTASFADFQLQHLDTLKGFMPPFVGTPLERRALAEYLASLNPWPSRGTIESPVPVAQAPQASR